Proteins encoded within one genomic window of Cucumis sativus cultivar 9930 chromosome 3, Cucumber_9930_V3, whole genome shotgun sequence:
- the LOC101208631 gene encoding cytochrome P450 716B1 — protein sequence MIIYLTIFFCLLIPIFLFLRRSSKKRQLPPGSLGFPLIGQSLSLLRAMRTNTAEQWAQQRIRNYGAISKLTLFGKPTVFIGGQSGNKLIFSGDCAVVSNQQNESLRAILGERNLLELIGEDHKRVRNALVSFLKPECLKEYVGKMDEEIRSHIRMHWHCKQEVTVLPLMKTLTFNIVCSLLFGLEQGTRRERMIECFRVMISGVWSIPINLPFTRYNQSRRASRKIQEMLKELLDEKRVELEEKGGSSHQDLITCLLSIRNEENELVLSEKEIVHNIMLVLVAGFDTSSVLITFMMRNLANNPTVYAAVLQEQEEIARSKKCGELLNWEDLAKMKYTWRVALETLRLVAPIFGGFRKAMNDIQFGGYLIPKGWQIFWTSPVTHLDDTIFREPSKFDPDRFKNPASIPPYCFLGFGSGPRICPGNEFARVETLVTIHYLITQFTWKLLLDDHFIRDPMPTPTKGMPIKIWPRSQSFMAV from the exons atgaTAATTTACCTAACAATCTTTTTCTGTCTTCTAATCCccatcttcctcttccttcgAAGATCATCCAAAAAGCGGCAGCTTCCTCCAGGTTCGCTAGGGTTTCCATTGATCGGTCAGAGTCTCAGCCTCCTCCGCGCCATGCGAACCAACACCGCTGAACAATGGGCGCAGCAGAGGATCAGAAACTACGGGGCCATCTCCAAGCTAACCCTATTCGGAAAGCCAACTGTGTTCATCGGTGGGCAGAGCGGGAACAAGTTGATTTTCAGCGGGGATTGCGCAGTAGTTTCGAATCAGCAAAATGAGTCTCTTAGAGCAATTTTAGGGGAAAGGAATTTGTTGGAGCTGATTGGGGAAGATCATAAGCGTGTGAGAAATGCGTTGGTTTCGTTCTTGAAGCCGGAATGTTTGAAGGAATATGTGGGCAAAATGGATGAAGAAATCAGATCACATATCCGCATGCATTGGCACTGTAAACAAGAGGTTACT GTATTGCCATTGATGAAGACTCTCACCTTCAACATTGTATGTTCTCTTCTGTTTGGTCTTGAGCAAGGTACgagaagagaaagaatgaTAGAATGCTTTCGAGTAATGATAAGCGGAGTATGGTCGATCCCGATAAACTTGCCGTTCACAAGGTACAACCAAAGCCGGCGTGCGAGTAGAAAAATTCAAGAGATGCTGAAGGAATTGTTGGATGAAAAGAGAGttgaattagaagaaaaaggaggCTCCTCACACCAAGATCTAATTACTTGTTTGTTAAGCATaaggaatgaagaaaatgaactaGTATTGAGTGAAAAGGAAATTGTGCACAATATTATGTTGGTATTGGTTGCTGGATTTGATACTTCATCGGTTCTCATTACGTTCATGATGCGAAATTTAGCTAATAATCCAACTGTTTATGCAGCTGTTCTTCAAG AACAAGAAGAGATAGCAAGAAGTAAAAAATGTGGAGAGTTGCTTAATTGGGAAGATCTTGCCAAGATGAAGTACACATGGAGAGTTGCATTAGAGACCCTAAGGTTGGTGGCACCTATATTTGGAGGCTTCAGAAAGGCTATGAATGATATTCAATTTGGTGGCTACCTTATTCCTAAAGGATGGCAA ATATTTTGGACATCACCAGTTACTCATTTGGATGACACCATATTTAGAGAACCATCAAAATTCGACCCAGATAGGTTCAAAAATCCAGCGTCCATTCCACCGTATTGCTTCCTTGGATTTGGCAGCGGTCCGAGAATTTGTCCAGGCAATGAGTTTGCTAGGGTTGAGACTCTTGTTACCATACATTACTTGATCACCCAATTCACATGGAAACTACTTTTGGATGACCATTTTATCAGAGATCCAATGCCAACACCTACCAAAGGAATGCCTATCAAAATTTGGCCCAGATCACAATCTTTCATGGCAGTGTAG